Proteins encoded by one window of Dreissena polymorpha isolate Duluth1 chromosome 11, UMN_Dpol_1.0, whole genome shotgun sequence:
- the LOC127850617 gene encoding uncharacterized protein LOC127850617, producing MILRKLSSKPSNTRPKVAGQEDSFHYGNTEVVLLKADNANLPIKVDVIVTTINSNLNHGIATASSTIAEKAGIPLQRKIQEQKIKLPLGEDDIIATSGGKLACSKVYYVTLLPRKQHHTAAIKTLIWKCLEKANLSSFKSLAFPALGTGKLHYPHSDVAYAMFGAVGEYSAANPTSSVCRVFFVILPSNTDVLNAFKEANKNLKESQLLNSTRENWDLCDEFPMQNEEAIPERMTPDFCLYMYNAKIHPPSYWTRFTSDKTVKDWNTGQPPCTLVDIDKNSNTFTVIKGLVEGTWEADIQGIGRDADGLDGLQYGGLKITRIQRVENLILYEQYATRRQVMFLASGKAGIYPKLSDVPDMKGGSSHIKELLNNEWANQLYNEVNEEYFFHGTKTDRVGQVYAQGLDPRLAANGTQGPAVYMAESSTKADQYTDTRSARQSNGLTMFLVRACLGNICRMTKCRQMRRPPCTDSSCSNDECQHVDRYDSVVAEELFIFREFVVYDRNQVYPEYVISYDRV from the exons ATGATATTGAGGAAGTTGTCCAGTAAACCTTCCAATACACGGCCCAAAGTGGCAGGTCAAGAGGACTCGTTTCACTACGGTAACACTGAGGTGGTTTTATTGAAGGCTGACAATGCTAACCTTCCGATCAAG GTAGACGTAATCGTAACCACCATCAACTCGAATCTTAATCACGGCATAGCGACAGCTTCGAGCACTATTGCTGAAAAAGCGGGAATACCTTTGCAACGGAAAATTCAGGAACAAAAAATTAAACTTCCGCTGGGTGAGGATGACATTATTGCAACTTCCGGTGGGAAACTCGCATGCTCTAAGGTGTATTACGTTACATTACTGCCACGAAAACAACATCATACTGCA GCAATTAAGACACTTATATGGAAATGTTTAGAGAAAGCGAATTTATCTTCGTTTAAATCGTTGGCCTTCCCAGCGCTTGGAACAGGAAAACTACACTACCCTCACAGCGATGTTGCATACGCAATGTTCGGAGCAGTGGGAGAATACAGCGCTGCTAATCCTACCAGTAGTGTCTGCCGCGTGTTCTTTGTGATTTTACCTTCGAATACGGATGTATTGAATGCGTTCAAAGAGGCTAACAAGA ACTTAAAGGAATCTCAACTGCTCAATTCGACAAGGGAGAACTGGGACCTCTGCGATGAGTTTCCGATGCAAAACG AAGAGGCGATCCCGGAGCGCATGACGcctgatttttgtttgtacatgtacaatgcCAAAATTCATCCGCCGTCATATTGGACTAGGTTTACTTCCGACAAAACTGTCAAAGATTGGAACACAG GTCAACCACCATGCACTTTAGTAGACATCGACAAGAATTCGAACACGTTCACAGTAATTAAGGGCCTAGTAGAGGGAACGTGGGAAGCGGACATACAAGGTATTGGTCGAGACGCTGACGGACTCGATGGCTTGCAGTACGGTGGTCTAAAGATAACAAGAATTCAGAGAGTGGAGAATCTGATATTATACGAACAATATGCGACCAGGCGTCAGGTGATGTTTCTTGCTTCGGGAAAAG CGGGTATATACCCGAAGCTAAGTGATGTTCCGGACATGAAAGGTGGTTCATCACATATCAAAGAACTGTTGAACAACGAATGGGCGAACCAATTGTACAATGAAGTGAACGAAGAGTACTTTTTTCACGGGACCAAGACGGACAGAGTAGGTCAGGTCTATGCACAAGGATTGGACCCTAGACTAGCAGCCAACGGCACTCAAGGGCCAGCCGTGTACATGGCTGAGAGTTCAACGAAGGCCGACCAATACACAG ACACAAGAAGCGCTCGCCAGTCGAATGGGCTGACAATGTTTCTAGTGCGAGCCTGTCTAGGAAACATATGTCGCATGACCAAGTGTCGCCAAATGAGACGACCTCCTTGCACGGATTCCTCGTGTAGTAACGACGAATGTCAACACGTTGACAGATATGACAGCGTCGTGGCTGAGGaactttttattttcagagaattcgTGGTGTATGATAGGAATCAGGTCTATCCTGAATACGTGATTAGTTATGACAGAGTTTAA